The genome window ACTCCGAGCAGCAGGGTTCCAGTGAAGTTGAGTATGAATACATGGACATCAGAGGCGGTGAAAAGCTGGAAGGTCCGCCAGTACGtgaccctcctcctcctccagctcctgtGAGGATGAGCAGCAaggtggaagaggaggaggatgaataCGTGGAGGACGGTAACTATCATTACACAAACAGGCAGCCAAAGCTACGACAGGCTCTTCAAGACAAGAAAGAGCTGAATGTAGAGGGGACAGAGGCAGATGAATACGAGGATATGGACTGCTTTTCTGCCCCACCACCTGGCGGAGATGGTGTGGTGTATCAAAACTTACAGAGGGAGGAAAATGGGGCAGCGGGGCGCAGAGAGCAACACCAGTCTATGCGGGCCGGAGTCAGGGTTACGGAGCCTGCTGTCGGTGACAGATCTTTCGACAACCCAGGATACTGGCACAGCAGGATGTTTCTTAAGCCCAGTGCTGTGCCAACATGAAGAACATTTTAAATCTCATGGACTTCCCTCTCAAACACAGTCATGAAGGATCTGAAATGAGAAAAGCAACCAAAAGCCACGTTAAAGATGTAGCATGTAACAAAATGTACAAACCCCCCCAAACAACACGTGACTATTTTGCAGCTTTGTCCTTTGTTATACATcaaaattgtttttattatgtgatACAAgctatatttttgtgtttacattgtAAATAAAGAGATTTCAGGTAAGAAATTGTGACAATATCATTTGAAGAATCATTTAAAGATGTTTactcaataaaaatattttgaataCTTGGTATGGAActgcaacatttttattttaaatgagctgGTGAACTGTATAATGATGCAAAGTGTGCAACCTGTCAAAGGGCGCACATCTAATTACAGATTAACAAATATCCTTGGCTGAGCTATAGACATTTGCTCAAGTGGTAAATGCTCCCACAGGAGAAATATAATTATTAATGTTTCATTGTTCTCAGCTACAGCTGGGGGAGAAGTCAGTTACACCCTGTAAAAGGTGctagaagcaaaaaaaaaaacaaaaccaaaacccaCAGTTGTTATccaaaaactgagagaaactagcTTTTACACCATTTGGCGAGCCGGTCGAGACCCTCGTGCCGGATGTTTCACAGCCATGGTTTAAACAGTTGGTAGCGCGACTTTATTGGCGGGCTGGGGTCGCTTTACGTCAGGGTGATGTGGGAGGGGCTTGCGGTAGCAGCTTCGGTCAGAGCTGAGCCGAGGGGAACTGTCGCTGTCCATAGCCGACTAGCGACTTCATACTACACTGCCAAGATGTCCGACGACGAGCAAGAACAGACTATAGCCGAGGATCTGGTCGTCACCAAGTACAAGATGGGCGGTGACATCGCTAACCGTAAGTTAATGTCAGCGAGTAACTGTCGGTGACTGGATGTGACGACCTGCTCTTTTCGGCCTGTCGTACAGCAGCTAACATTGGTTCCCTATAGCAGCAACCATGTGGTTTAGATTCGAAGCACACATATGCTATCACATCTAGCTAGCTACCAGGTGCAGCCGGGTCGGTTGAAAGCTGCTTCTAACTGAATAACTGAACGACTGCTCGGCTTTCTGCTATTGTTACCCAACAGCAGCGATAGGGTTTCTTACAGGCAGCTGTCTGTGTCACTAACTAGTGTGGGATGCTAACAAACCAGCTAGCTCAGAATGGTGACCGGTGTTCGGCTGTAAATGTCACGTAAACGGTCACGAGCTGAAGCTCTTTTAAACTACGTTTATGGTGACAGATTACATTCATGGTCAGTCGACAGCATGAAATTTGCTCTAAAATCATTCACATAAGGCTTCTTTGTGCATTTAACGACCAGCACATTGTGGTTTCATGATCACTGCTCCATTATATGatgaaaacacaggaaacaccTGCATTCTATAGATCTCAAACATCGCACAAGATGTATGGTTGTATTTAACAATTTAAGCAGTAATTAGGTCGAGGTACTTGGTCAGATTAATGCtgtaatgaaaaacaaacttaaatcTATCCATTTAATCTATTTGGATGGATAGTGCAGTCGGGAGATGGGACATATTTGCTGTGGCACTACCTCATAGTACATTAAATGCATATCCTGGCCACCACAGTTTATATTtacactctgtgtttgtgttacagTGGTGGTCTGGAGCTTATCTCAGCTGTCATAGGTCTAGCATGCTAAcataatcagaaaaaaaaacttatagTGAGCTAATGCATCAATCTGCCTGACTTCCCTCCTGTCTCATCCAGAGGCTCTCCGTCTGGTCATGGAAGCAGCCAAACCCGGGGTGTCAGTGCTCAGTCTCTGTGAAAAAGGTGATGCCTATATAATGGTGGAGACCGGGAAGGTCTtcaagaaggaaaaagaaatgaagaaaggTGAGGCCCGCATCTGCCCGTTatgggtttttgtgttttttgtgggtttttttgtgttttttttgttttgttttgttttcccgaGGTGGACACATCAAGGAAATTAGATCCAGTAGAACAAACTGTTGGCAGTGTTTTCTGTGTCATTTCGCACAGCATCGAGTAACTCTAATAGCAGAAGGGGCTTTAAAAACTAGCATGGTGACAGAGTAGATCTTCTAAGTGATATACTCCTCCATACTCCATTCTTGTATGGCTTTCTTGATTACATTTGTGGATAATTTCCAAATGAAGACTTGGTGGTTCTCTTCTCCCTCTTCTAGGCATTGCGTTTCCTACCAGCGTCTCAGTCAATAACTGTGTTTGCCACTTCTCTCCCCTGAAGAGTGACCCTGACTACACACTTAAAGATGGGGATCTGGTCAAAATGTAGGCACCATGCACTGTAATAATGTTACCCCCTCCTTTCCCCCGTGTGTCTCTAGTCTCCCAATGTATTGTCCTCCCTACTTTCTGTGTGATAGCTCCGCTTTCTCTTTGCTGTTGATTGTGTCCTTCATCTCTATGGTCTTGCCTcttgtgtgtgctgtgtgtgtggcaaaCGACAAGTAAGGTTTGTTTTTAGAACGGGTGGTATGCCGGATGTTAGCTTTACTGCCCATCTTATCCGCTAAATCCCATATATGACGTTACTCAAATGCAGTATttggctttgaaaaagaaagtCGATTCATCTTAGTTGTTGCGTTGCCACTAATGTCTTTGTCCTCTGTAACGTCTTTGTGCTGTGTGTGGATATTCAGTGTTGTAAAGATGTTTCTTCAAGTGTCGTGATgtggtttttatattttttgttttttttaatgtgtctcACTCTGCTAACCTCTTTGCTGGGCACGTCTGGAAAGTTTAATACAGTCAGTAATGCTGTTGCCTTGAATTCATAATAAGTCCTTCACCATATTCCAGCTGATCTACTGCCAAAAAAGAAACTCACCTTGGGTTATAGCTTCCATTTATTGCAGATtaaattgtgtatttttgtcTGACCTTCTCTTATTATTGTAGTCCTCACTAAGCTAATTTTCCAAAGTGGAACGATCTTTTGTCCTTCCCAGTAGATTTGATCTGATTACTCCCTGCATCAGTACTAGTACATTTGACAGCCGGGTAGCACTTAATTAAAGGCATGATCTGTATCCTACAGTTAgttaattcttttgtttttccttttcttctgaTTTTGTGTAGCGATCTCGGAGTTCATGTTGATGGCTTCATCGCCAATGTTGCTCACAGCTTTATCGTGGGAGCCAGTaaggtgaaaaaacaaaaaagcagacaCGTGTACATATCACACCTTGGTCACAGTTTTGTATCATCTCATGTGAGTCCTGAAGtcgtctttttttgtttttctatatgCAGGAGAACCCCGTCACAGGCCGGAAAGCTGATGTGATCAAAGCAGCTCATCTATGCGCAGAAGCAGCGCTACGCCTCGTGAAACCTGGTAACCAGGTATGTTTGAGTGTTTCATGAGGCTTTTCCACGTCAGCTGTGATCAGGACTAATATTCTCTGCAGGGGTGTGCTTTAGTCATCAAAACATCTAAATGACTTGTAATTATTAATTTGGCACAGATCTtacttttaatgcatttttgataagtggaagaaaattaaTGGATGTGTAATTCGCTCCAGTAGTGCTTCTTTGCTACTCTTTAGTCCACATTTTTCTGGCTCGAATACCATCATAGACTAGTTCTGCTACAAACTAGGTGTAAACTTATTTGCAGTCTCACATGTATTTTAACGGTTGTGTCGTACAAAGATGTAATTTGGATGTGAAAGTAATTAATTTTCTCTGCCTCAGAACACTCAAGTGACAGAAGCCTGGAACAAGATCGCACAGTCGTTCAAGTGCACACCTATTGAGGGTGGGTTCCTATaaaaacctttgtattttaatgTGCTGTCTGTCTTCACATAACAAGATGATGATGTGTGGGATTAATGAGATGTATGGGAATGTTTTCATGGAAACAGTTCATGTTTTAAGCTTATGGGTTCCGCCCATCTCTTTGTTTTAAAGGTATGCTGTCTCATCAGTTAAAGCAACATGTCATAGATGGAGAGAAGACCATCATCCAGAACCCAACAGACCAGCAAAGGTACATCTTTGCAATAAATATGAACTAAAGACAAAATCACCCTATTTCCCTCAGTTTTCTTCCACTCGTCCAATTCAGGGTTATAGTTTGGGTGGAGCCTATCTTAGCTGTAACAGTGTGAGAGGGAGGGCACACCCTTAAAAGGTCACCAGTCTATGACGAAGCTatcacaaagacacaaacacagtttcaCACACGTGTTCACACCTACAACCAATTTAGAACCGtcagttaacctaacatgcatgttaGTCTCCCAAATCAAAGGAACCTAACATACACAAGATGCCACAAAGCTGCTGCAGTTGCAGGCACTTTTAATAATTCAAAAATAATTACTTACAAAGATCGAATACAAATAAGAAGAACTGGAGCCAacgcaaaaacaaacaagaggagGAAGACCGAGAACCGACCACTCAGTGGGCTGGTTCGGATTCAGGTTGATCTTCTAAAAATAATGTTAATAAACTAGTAAAACTGAAACAGGGCTGCTGATAACTCCCAGCTTAGGTAATAATGAACAAAACTGTTAAAAGCAACTGAAGGAGCAAACGCACCTACAAAAGAGACTGCTCTGTCTCCTCTGAATTTATATGAGGGTGGGTGAGCCTGCTTGCTAGGGATGAATGCAAGAGGAAAGAGCAGGCTTAATATGGATGATAGAAAAATGATAACCAGATGGTAGATGTGCACACTGAGCCGTGCATAACAAATGCCCACGTCATttgaaaagatttaaaaaaaataaaatactgcatGGCCTTGTgactttttttaataaatccaAGTTCTCtgtaaagacagaaaacagaggaaaacagaaaacaaatattttcgCTCAGGCTATCCCACCACTGAATTTGATCAGTTTTGGAGAATCCCACTGCTGAACTTCATCCACCTTCCAGTGCAATCCCAAGAAATCTGTTTTGTGATGCTAACTCTTGTACAACTGTAGAAAATCTGGTTATGTGACAGTTTTTTCAGTCatgaatttaaaagaaagaaagtttcaTAAATGTATATTCATGTAATGTGTTGCTGTCCAGTGCAGGGTAGGTATGGGCCAAGTTATTATTTTTGAATATTGGCATTGCCCCAGAATGTGACTGTGTGCATGTACGCAGCTTTTCTGCCTGTGTGACGATGTCAACAGCAGTAGTTGTGCTGCATTGGAATGAAAAATATTTAGAGGGAGATCCTCCTGAGTAACTTGAATGATTTTTGTGGGACTGTTTGTATTGTGGAATAAAACTGACGCTCGCAATGTGTTTTGACTGCCTGCTCTTTCTGTTGATTGTCAGAAAAGACCATGAGAAGGCAGAGTTTGAGGTACATGAAGTCTACGCTGTGGATGTGTTAATCAGCACTGGAGAAGGaaaggtttgttgtttttcttcttgtttgtgAATGGATGTTATGATTCTGCTCCCAGTAATCAGCACTGAAGTATTGTGTTCTATGCGATTTGCTTTTAGGCCAGAGACTCGGGTCTGCGGACTACGATTTATAAGAGGGACCCGAGTAAACAGTAcggcttaaagatgaagacctCTCGTACGTTCTTCAGCGAGGTTGAGCGACGTTTCGATGCCATGCCCTTCACTCTCAGGTGGGAACACCACACTTTACTTGTAGCCAGCTGACAGCGAGTTGGGTGCTAACAGCCATTTTTCATTCAGAGCTTTTGAGGATGAGGCCAAAGCCCGACTCGGCGTGGTGGAGTGTGCCAAACATGAGTTGCTACAGCCCTTCAGTGTGCTGCATGAGAAAGAGGGTGAGCGTCTTGGCTCTCTGCTAGACAGGTTTGAATTATTCACAAGCTGTTAACCCTACGCCTGTATCTTGTTCTCAGGAGAGGTTGTAGCTCAGTTTAAGTTCACGGTGCTGCTGATGGCCAATGGGCCTCACAGAATCACCAACGGACCTTTAGACCCAGAGCTGTACAAGTCAGAGCATGAAGTTCAGGATCCAGAGCTAAAGGTAAGaatgataataacaataataaatatatatacaataaGTCAATTTCATTAAACGTCTTATTCACATCATGTCAAACTGTTGTCTCTTCTCTAGACTTTACTACAGAGCTCTGCAAGCcgcaaaacacagaagaaaaagaaaaagaaggtaatattttattattagtagtagtacaTGCCAATGCATTTAAACCTGACGTCATAAGTTAATGTTTCAGATGGTGtgatttgatattgatatggtaaacATCACAGTTTGGAAATATCAAAAATGACTGTATTTAGTGTTTGCTGACTGAGATGTTATTGTTGTGAAATTAAAGTGGTAAGTGCCCTGATTGTTTAGCAGTAGTTTGTGGACGGAGATGAACTCAAGGAAGACTCGTGTATGCTCATGCTACGGTACTGTTTGGCCTGTTGGCGCTTTTGGCTGTGAAATGAAAAGGATATAATcagggtgcacataagtggtccgcaggtgcgcattcgctgtcaaaataaaagacacgcCCCAGATAAGAAGTTGAAATGCGCGTTTgggtacataagattttctggaggaggacagacatttgtttagcactcttaaaaatatcaaagaagcaaactcctttaagcaattactttagtgttcctccacctccaaagaaatgtcagaaggagtccgaaccgcaaaagaagcatgtattctcggaaaagtggttgcaagAGGTGAGCTGTCTTccaacaaatgatgaacgcacagagatgtggtgcagaatatggTGTGAAGATCCCACTCTagcagacaaaaacagtgcctttAATATGTATGCAAAcgtgcgttgcaacttcttatctggtttgcgtcttttattttgacagcgaatccACACCTGCGGACTaattatgtgcacccctggatATAATGCTTTTAAAAGGTGTTATGGGTACATAATTGATGGGGGGTAATCTTATTGGTATGTGGTTGTTAGGCAACATAACGATGTCATGATATATATCGTTCAGCTTTTGTGGATCTGAATCGTTtacataaaattaaaatgatagGATTCTTTCATAAGGTGTTGCGGGTGCATAAAAGCAACGAGTTCAGTAACTAGATCATAAGCCCTCATAATCGGGTCATTCCGAACAAATTTTGGAATATGGTAAGATGGGACTAAAATCTACAACAATGCCTCCTTTTACTGATTTACTTATTTCGTTTGATCTTTAAGGCctcaaagacagcagaaaacGCAAGTGGACAGCCGACTGAGGACACAGAAGCCGCAGAATGAAAACTGCCTTTCCACACATACAAGACTCCAAAGAAATGCAAGAGAAAACATGACAAACTTCCCTGAACTCGCTGCCCATTCTCAACTCAGTATAGCCAATTAAACTGATCAATTCATAAGAGCATTGGCATCATATAAATATTTGACATTCCTATGTGAATTATTAACCCTTTATTGCATTCATGAAAAGGGTTACAGCACCAAGGATCCTACAGAATCTTTACAGATGGTTTCAGTAAATTTGTTGCTGaatgttaatttttcttttaaatttataaGTATATTAGTCGTTTTTACACTTgtattgttggcagctgaaaactttatttttgaGTGGACTGGGGCTTACAAGTGGGCATTAATGGGAGTAAACTGGCATAAGGTTTGTGAATTATACCAACAGAAACTTGCATCATATTTGTTTAATGCGTCGTATCATGTTGTGTGGGATTTGCCACATTTCTCTTTGGCAACAAAGTCATTTCAGGAGATGTGTTAACAGACTTTTACATTCATGTGGAAATCCAGAGGTTTGATTGGCCGCCTTTAAAGCTCACTTTAAGTGCTAATTTTTCATCCACTTGATTATTAAGACATTTCTTAACCACGCCATGCAGTAAAGGGTTAAATTATAATTTTATCTCTCATTAATTGTTACAATCTACAAATGATCTGACTGCAGGACCTGAGAAACACAGACATGCTTACAAATTGGTTTTTACTTAGATTTTATGTATTGGAGGTTTATTCTTCTATAATAATGACCGGAGTACATTTTTCGCTAAAGCTACGAAGTTTTACCTACACTAGATTTTTAAAAGCAATAACAGAATTAGCAGAAGAGCAAATATTTTTAAGTATACTGGCAACAAAGTTGTAATCAGCTTGACCTAAGGGAACAAACTGCTACATTTACTGCCATTCCCCTTGAATTTTATGAAAAGAGAGAACTCTATAACTGTATGTTCCAGTTTAAcgacaggaaaaggaaaaaaaaagaaaacttttctATCAGTGATTTGCTTTACTACATCATTTGTCTCGTGAAGCATGACAGCTAAAGCTGATCAGGTTTTAGGTAAACTCTTCTGGGTGTCTTCAGAGGAGTTGGACCATGCAGATCATCTCTGGTCAGAGTTTGATTTTTGAGATCTGGGATAATGTTGGGTCACATTTGTCAACAGGTGAATATGTTGGAAATTGGAAAATCCTGCTTTGTAGCTCAGTCAGTGGGCAATGGACCTTTACatctatgaaataaaaaaacattttcatacacttgtctttcatcatttcttcaggGCATTGCTGTATTATGTCTAGTCTAAAGTATCAAGATCATCAGATTGTGTCCAAAAATTAGacgttttgtttgtcttttaatgtttgttttaagcTATGAAGCAAATACTGATATTAGCAGAAACTCAACACAAACTGTTCAAGAATCCTGTTTGAGACAGTTTTGTATCATGTGTTATTCTTCTGGAAGCTGGTGTCAGAAGATGGACATTGTCaaaaacaatactcaggtaggcagTGGTATTTAAACAATGCTCTGCTGATACTGAGGAGCCtgaagtgtgccaagaaaatatccaccATGCCATTACACCACAGGCAGCCTGAGCTGCTGATACACAGCAGAACGAAGctgtgcttttgtgttgtttatgCAAAGTACTGACCCTGCATCCTAAATATTGCATCAGTATTCGAGAACCATCAGATCTGATGATGTTGTTTCAATCTGCTGTTTCTAATGTTTGTTGAGTCTGTGCAAATTGTAACCTCAGTTTCcagttcttagctgacaggagtgggaATAAGTGTggttctgctgctgtagtccgTCTGTTTCATGGTTTGAACTGCTCTTCTGCCGACCTTGATCGTAACAAGTGTTTATTTGAGTTACTATTTCCTTCatgtcagcttgaagcagtctgacctctgacatcaacagaaCATGTTCCCCCAGGCAACtgccgctcactggatatttgtGGATATTTTTGGACCATTCTGTGTAGGGCCTGGAAGTGGTTGTGTGGAAAAATCCCAGTAGTTCAACAGTTTCttaaatactcagaccagcctgtctaGCACCAAGAACTATGTTTAaattcacttaaatcacctttattTAACTCAATGATAATCTAAAGTTAATTTGGTTTGATTTAGAAACACACATATACTGGTTATTAGATAAATTTCTAAACACTTTCAAAATATACGTGTAAAACAGCTGGAATGAATGAAAGATCCAGGTGAACTTCTAAAGGGACATTGAAATAAAACAGGATCTTCAAAGCAGGTTTGTGGCTATTTTGTGAAAAAGGTGTCAGAAAGGTCTACGAACAAAGACCTGCACTTTTGGTGTTAGTCCACCATTGTGTATGAATATGTGtatttcaacacacacacacacacacacacacacacacacacacacacacacacacacacacacacacacacacacatattgcaTTATTAATTAATAATCAATTACTATGATTAATATTTATGACTTTAACAGCTGATTCAGTAATTTTGTGTTAGTAATGTACACTAAAAAATGCGAGTCTTAACAAcacataaaatcaataaaaccaACTCGACTGCAGGGTTAATTTTGTGCTCAACGGAAGGTCGTCGCCTTTAGAAAGCAGGAAAAGTGGTTGGAAAATATCACCTGGTTCGCTCGTACGTCGATTTGAACAGTTGGACTACATTTCCCGTTGAGCTGAGGCGCTTCAGCTGTCGCCTGAACATGACGTCACGACACTTTTAAAAGCCGCTCGTTTTCTTCGTCACATCCTCTTTCCGTTGCTCTTCTCGCTTTGAGGTATGTTGAGTTTATTCCCCGCTAACAGGATCCAATTTAATCTGCTAATTTAACCGGTCATCCACTCTTACTGATCACTAATTGTTTTCGTTTTCACAGAAACCTCTCCACACGATGAGAGCCAAGGTGAGATAACAAACCAATATCGatatttcagctgtttgtgtccTCTTCCCGCGCCAGCTAATGCTGCTAGCTCCTTCCTTAAGCTCTTCGTGtttatatcattaaatatacCCTGCTACCCAGCTCCTTAAAATATTAATAGAATTTTAAGTGATAACAGGGCATTAGCTACATATAGTAGTATAAATGCTAATACTACTAGAAGCTTTTCTTTGGGGCATCTTGTAATGTTGGCACCGTAGCTAGCTGGCTGAGCCCAGGCAGCCATGCGTGTTTGAAAACAGATCTGCATGCAGCGTGACAAACACCACTGTGAAATGCTTTTTAGTACAAACATGTACTGCATGTTCTGAGGCCCTGTAACTGTCTGCATCACAGTAAGCATGTTGTCCAAGTAGTGGCGCAAATGTGGTCTTGATGTACTCTTAATGACTGtgctttttctcccttttttcagTGGAGGAAGAAGCGTATGCGCAGGTAAGCATCAtgataaacaaagaaaatgtcttTGTCAGCTCCCTAATCCAAGCTGCTTAAATTTAGGCTAGGCAACACAATTGTTTAGGCTTTGGAAAAGTCAGGTTTATAAGGAAggaagtctgtttttttttgttttattttacatttagtgGATATCATTGAGCTTTAACTGTAAAGTATGTTAGGTTGGGCTTGTTCAAATGTTGACAATTGTTTGCCCCTACGTTTCAATTGGATGCAGGGAAAATTATATCTACTGAAAATGACCTGGGTTATATAGTTCCTGAGCAGCATTACTCCAATAACTGAAATTCAGTTTTCAGCCAAGTTTGTACAGTGTCAGTGTTTAATTTAAAGATGTACAGGTTTGTAACTGAGGGAACACTGTTAAAAAGCTttacaaaatgaatgaataaatgaatacacGTCAATGTACTCACAAACTCGCTTGGTCTAGGTGGTGATAAAAATCATTAAATAGAAAACACTCCTGTCCTGTCCTTAACAGCTGAAGGGAAATTTACATGATTGGTCCGATATTGATGGGCATCACAGGGCTGTCCAGTTTTGGTCATAATCTCGATAACTAGTATTACTGAATTATAGTTTAACAATTTTTGTTACTATCTTAGTCCTTGTGCTATTGAGTGTTTTACTGACAGCTGCTGTTTTCCAACAGGCTGAAGCGTAAAAGGAGAAAGATGAGGCAGAGGTCAAAGTAAGcccctcctcctgcct of Maylandia zebra isolate NMK-2024a linkage group LG5, Mzebra_GT3a, whole genome shotgun sequence contains these proteins:
- the LOC101475314 gene encoding proliferation-associated protein 2G4, with the protein product MWEGLAVAASVRAEPRGTVAVHSRLATSYYTAKMSDDEQEQTIAEDLVVTKYKMGGDIANQALRLVMEAAKPGVSVLSLCEKGDAYIMVETGKVFKKEKEMKKGIAFPTSVSVNNCVCHFSPLKSDPDYTLKDGDLVKIDLGVHVDGFIANVAHSFIVGASKENPVTGRKADVIKAAHLCAEAALRLVKPGNQNTQVTEAWNKIAQSFKCTPIEGMLSHQLKQHVIDGEKTIIQNPTDQQRKDHEKAEFEVHEVYAVDVLISTGEGKARDSGLRTTIYKRDPSKQYGLKMKTSRTFFSEVERRFDAMPFTLRAFEDEAKARLGVVECAKHELLQPFSVLHEKEGEVVAQFKFTVLLMANGPHRITNGPLDPELYKSEHEVQDPELKTLLQSSASRKTQKKKKKKASKTAENASGQPTEDTEAAE